In a single window of the Callithrix jacchus isolate 240 chromosome 1, calJac240_pri, whole genome shotgun sequence genome:
- the AQP3 gene encoding aquaporin-3 → MGRQKELVSRCGEMLHIRYRLLRQALAECLGTLILVMFGCGSVAQVVLSRGTHGGFLTINLAFGFAVTLGILIAGQVSGAHLNPAVTFAMCFLAREPWIKLPIYTLAQTLGAFLGAGIVFGLYYDAIWSFADNQLFVSGPNGTAGIFATYPSGHLDMINGFFDQFIGTASLIVCVLAIVDPYNNPVPRGLEAFTVGLVVLVIGTSMGFNSGYAVNPARDFGPRLFTALAGWGSEVFTTGRHWWWVPIVSPLLGSIAGVFVYQLMIGCHLEQPPPSTEQENVKLAHVKHKEQI, encoded by the exons ATGGGTCGACAGAAGGAGCTGGTGTCCCGCTGCGGGGAGATGCTCCACATCCGCTACCGGCTGCTCCGCCAGGCGCTGGCCGAGTGCCTGGGGACCCTCATCCTCGTG ATGTTTGGCtgtggctctgtggcccaggtcgTGCTCAGCCGGGGCACCCACGGTGGTTTCCTCACCATCAACCTGGCCTTTGGCTTTGCTGTCACCCTGGGCATCCTCATCGCTGGCCAGGTCTCTG GGGCCCACCTGAACCCTGCCGTGACCTTTGCCATGTGCTTCCTGGCTCGTGAGCCCTGGATCAAACTGCCCATCTACACCCTGGCACAAACGCTGGGAGCCTTCTTGGGTGCTGGAATTGTTTTTGGGCTGTATTACG ATGCCATCTGGAGCTTTGCCGacaaccagctttttgtttcggGCCCCAATGGCACAGCTGGCATCTTTGCTACCTATCCCTCTGGACACTTAGATATGATCAATGGCTTCTTTGACCAG TTCATAGGCACAGCCTCCCTCATCGTGTGTGTGCTGGCCATTGTCGACCCCTACAACAACCCTGTCCCCCGAGGCCTGGAGGCCTTCACCGTGGGCCTGGTGGTCCTGGTCATTGGCACCTCCATGGGCTTCAACTCTGGCTATGCCGTCAACCCTGCCAGGGACTTTGGCCCCCGCCTTTTTACAGCCCTTGCGGGCTGGGGCTCTGAAGTCTTCAC GACCGGCCGGCATTGGTGGTGGGTTCCCATCGTGTCCCCTCTCCTGGGCTCCATTGCTGGTGTCTTCGTGTACCAGCTCATGATTGGCTGCCACCTGGAGCAGCCCCCACCCTCCACTGAGCAAGAGAATGTGAAGCTGGCCCATGTGAAGCACAAGGAGCAGATCTGA
- the NOL6 gene encoding nucleolar protein 6 isoform X2: MEPTLEGKGKEGKKASSRKRTLAEPPVKGLLQPVKLSRAELYKEPTNEELNRLRETEILFHSSLLRLQVEELLKEVRLSEKKKDRIDAFLREVNQRVMRVPSVPETELTDQSWLPAGVRVPLHQLPYAVKGCFRFLPPAQVVVVGSYLLGTCIRPDVNVDVALTMPREILQDKDGLNQRYFRKRALYLAHLAHHLAQDPLFGSVRFSYTNGCHLKPSLLLRPRGKDEHLVTVRLHPCPPPDFFRPCRLLPTKNNVRSAWYRGQSPAGDGSPEPPTPHYNTWVLQDTALESHLQLLSTMLGSAQGLKDGVALLKVWLRQRELDKGQGGLTGFVVSMLVVFLVSTRKIHTTMSGYQVLRSVLQFLATTDLTVNGISLCLSSDPSLPALADFHQAFSVVFLDSSGRLNLCADITASTYHQVQHEARLSMMLLDSKADDGFQLLLMTPKPMIRAFDHVLHLRPLSRLQAACHRLKLWPELQDNGGDYVSAALGPLTTLLEQGLGTRMHLLAHSRPPVPEWDISQDPPKHKDSGTLTLGLLLRPEGLTSILELGPEADQPEAAEFRQFWGSRSELRRFQDGAIREAVVWEAASMSQKRLIPHQVVTHLLALHADIPETCIHYVGGPLDALIQGLKETSSTGEEALAVAVRCYDDLSRLLWGLEGLPLTVSAVQGAHPVLRYTEVFPPTPVRPASSFYEPLRERSSLLPRPDKPCPAYVEPMPVVCHLEGSGQWPQDAEAVRRVRAAFQLRLAELLRQQHGLQCRATATHTDVLKDGFVFRVRVAYHREPQILREVQSPEGLNSLRDTPASLCLERDTRQLPLLTSVLHGLQQQHPAFSGVARLAKRWVRAQLLGEGFTDESLDLVAAALFLHPEPFTPPSSPQVGFLRFLFLVSTFDWKNNPLIVNLNNELTVEEQVEIRSSFLAARAQLPVMVIVTPQDRKNSVWTQDGPSAQILQQLVVLAAEALPVLEKQLMDPRGPGDIRTVFRPPLDIYDVLIFLSPRHIPRHRQAVDSPAASFCRGLRSEPGPSSLMPVLGYDPPQLYLTQLREAFGDLALFFYDQHGGEVIGVLWKPTSFQPQPFKASGTKGRMVMFQGGELVMVPNVEAILEDFAVLGEGLVQTVEARSERWTV; the protein is encoded by the exons CTCACTGACCAGTCATGGCTCCCAGCTGGGGTTCGAGTACCCCTCCACCAACTGCCCTATGCTGTGAAGGGCTGTTTCCGCTTCCTGCCCCCAGCCCAGGTTGTTGTTGTGGGCAGCTACCTTCTAGGCACCTGCATCAGGCCAGACGTCAATGTGGATGTGGCACTGACCATGCCCAGG GAAATCCTACAGGACAAGGACGGGTTGAACCAGCGCTACTTCCGCAAGCGTGCCCTCTACCTGGCCCACTTGGCTCACCACCTGGCCCAGGACCCCCTCTTTGGCAGTGTTCGCTTCTCCTACACCAATGGCTGCCACCTGAAACCCTCACTGTTGCTGCGGCCACGTG GGAAGGATGAGCACCTGGTCACTGTACGTCTGCATCCGTGCCCTCCACCTGACTTCTTCCGTCCATGCCGCCTGCTGCCAACCAAGAACAATGTGCGCTCTGCCTGGTACCGAGGGCAGAGTCCTGCAGGGGATG GTAGCCCAGAGCCCCCTACCCCCCACTACAACACATGGGTCCTGCAGGATACAGCTCTCGAGTCCCATTTGCAGCTCCTGTCAACCATGCTGGGTTCAGCTCAGGGCCTGAAGGACGGTGTGGCACTTCTGAAGGTCTGGCTGCGGCAGCGGGAGCTGGACAAG gGCCAGGGTGGGCTTACTGGGTTTGTTGTCTCCATGCTGGTTGTCTTCCTTGTGTCTACACGCAAGATCCATACCACCATGAGTGGCTACCAGGTCCTGAGAAGTGTCTTGCAGTTTCTGG CCACTACAGACCTGACAGTCAACGGGATCAGTTTATGTCTCAGCTCAGATCCCTCTTTG CCGGCCCTGGCTGACTTCCACCAGGCCTTCTCCGTTGTCTTCCTGGACTCCTCAGGCCGCCTCAACCTCTGTGCTGATATCACTGCCTCTACTTACCACCAG GTGCAGCATGAGGCACGGCTGTCTATGATGTTGCTGGACAGCAAAGCTGATGACGGGTTCCAGCTGCTGTTGATGACCCCCAAACCCATGATCCGGGCTTTTGACCACGTCCTGCA TCTTCGTCCACTGAGTCGCCTGCAGGCAGCATGCCACCGGCTGAAGCTCTGGCCAGAGTTGCAGGACAATGGTGGGGACTATGTCTCAGCTGCTTTGGGCCCCCTGACCACCCTCCTGGAGCAGGGCCTGGGGACACGGATGCACCTGCTGGCTCACTCTCGGCCCCCAGTCCCGGAG TGGGACATCAGCCAAGATCCACCAAAGCATAAAGACTCTGGAACCCTGACCCTGGGACTCCTCCTCCGGCCTGAGGGACTGACCAGCATCCTTGAGCTGGGTCCAGAGGCAGACCAGCCTGAG GCTGCTGAATTCCGCCAGTTCTGGGGATCCCGCTCGGAGCTTCGGCGTTTCCAGGATGGAGCCATCCGGGAAGCTGTGGTCTGGGAGGCAGCCTCTATGTCCCAGAAGCGCCTTATTCCCCACCAGGTGGTCACCCACCTCTTGGCACT CCATGCCGACATCCCAGAAACCTGTATTCACTATGTGGGGGGTCCCCTGGATGCACTTATCCAAGGCCTGAAAGAG ACCTCCAGCACAGGCGAGGAAGCCCTGGCAGTGGCAGTACGTTGCTACGATGACCTCAGTCGCCTACTGTGGGGACTGGAGGGTCTCCCACTGACTGTGTCTGCTGTTCAGGGAGCTCATCCAGTGCTGCGCTACACAGAG GTATTCCCACCAACTCCAGTCCGACCAGCCTCCTCCTTCTATGAGCCTCTGCGAGAGAGGTCCTCACTGTTGCCCCGGCCTGATAAGCCCTGTCCAGCCTATGTGGAGCCCATGCCTG TGGTTTGTcacctggagggcagtggccagTGGCCACAGGATGCTGAGGCCGTGCGGCGGGTACGAGCTGCCTTCCAGCTGCGCCTGGCAGAGCTGCTGAGGCAACAGCATGGTCTGCAGTGCCGCGCCACTGCCACACACACGGATGTCCTCAAG GATGGATTTGTGTTTCGGGTTCGCGTGGCCTATCATCGGGAGCCCCAGATCCTGAGGGAGGTGCAGAGTCCAGAGGGGTTGAACTCGCTCAGAGACACACCTGCCTCCCTCTGCCTTGAGAGAGACACAAGGCAGTTGCCACTGCTCACCAGTGTCCTGCATGG ACTGCAGCAGCAGCACCCAGCCTTCTCTGGTGTGGCGCGGCTGGCCAAGCGATGGGTGCGTGCCCAGCTTCTTGGTGAGGGGTTCACTGACGAGAGCCTGGATCTGGTGGCTGCTGCCCTTTTCCTGCACCCTGAGCCCTTCACCCCTCCCAG TTCCCCCCAGGTTGGCTTTCTTCGATTCCTTTTCCTGGTATCAACGTTTGATTGGAAGAACAACCCCCTTATTGTCAATCTCAACAATGAGCTCACTG TGGAGGAGCAGGTGGAGATCCGCAGTAGCTTCCTGGCGGCTCGGGCACAACTCCCCGTCATGGTCATTGTTACCCCCCAAGACCGGAAAAACTCTGTGTGGACACAGGATGGACCCTCAGCCCAG ATCCTGCAGCAGCTTGTGGTCCTGGCAGCGGAAGCCCTGCCTGTGTTAGAGAAGCAGCTCATGGATCCCCGGGGGCCTGGGGACATCAGG ACAGTGTTTCGGCCACCCTTGGACATTTACGATGTGCTGATTTTCCTGTCTCCCCGCCATATCCCGCGGCACCGCCAGGCCGTGGACTCACCAGCCGCCTCCTTCTGCCGGGGCCTGCGCAGTGAGCCAGGGCCCTCGTCCCTGATGCCCGTGCTGGGCTACGATCCTCCTCAGCTCTATCTGACACAGCTCAGG GAGGCCTTTGGGGATCTGGCCCTTTTCTTCTATGATCAGCATGGTGGAGAGGTGATTGGTGTCCTCTGGAAACCCACCAGCTTCCAGCCCCAGCCCTTCAAG GCCTCCGGCACAAAGGGGCGAATGGTGATGTTTCAAGGTGGAGAGCTGGTAATGGTGCCCAATGTAGAAGCAATCCTGGAGGACTTTGCTGTGCTGGGTGAAGGCCTGGTGCAGACTGTGGAGGCCCGAAGTGAGAGGTGGACTGTGTGA